DNA from Paraburkholderia sp. PGU19:
TCGTGTTCCAGTCCTGGTGATAGCCTTCGCGCGGATCGGCATGCTCGTATAAAGGCGTGCCGTCGAACTCGATCAGCCCGTGCGCATCGTTCGGAAAGTGCGCGGGCACCCAGTCGAGTATCACGCCGAGCCCCGCCTCGTGCGCGCGATTGATAAAGCCCGCGAACTGCTCCGGCGTGCCGAAGCGCGCCGATGGCGCAAACTGCGACAAGGGCTGATATCCCCATGATCCACCAAACGGATGCTCGGCAATCGGCATGAACTCGATATGCGTGAAGCCCATTTCCTTCGCATACGGAATCAGGCGGTCCGCCAGCTCGGACCAGTTCAACCCGCGATGTCCTTCCTCCGCGACGCGCAGCCAGGATTCCGCATGCACCTCGTAGATCGAGATCGCGGATTGCGCCGTCTGCTTCGACGCGCGTGTCTGCATCCAGTCGCCATCCGTCCACGGAAAACGCTCGACGTCTTCGACGTGCGCGACCACGGACGCCGTCGCGGGCGGCTTCTCGGTCTGCATCGCGCACGGGTCGGCCTTGAGCGGCAACGGATGGCCGTCGCGCGTCAGCATCTCGTACTTGTAGCGCGTGCCCGCGCCGATGCGCGGCACGAACAGTTCCCACACGCCGGCCTGATGGCGCAGCCGCATCGGATGTCGGCGGCCGTCCCACGAATTGAAGTCGCCCACCACCGACACGCGCCTTGCATTCGGCGCCCACACGGCAAAGCGCACGCCCGGCACGCCATCCACCGTGTACGGCCGCGAGCCGAGGCATTCGAGCACCGCGTATGGATCACCCCACGCGACGCGCTGCAACGGCTCGTCGCCGAGCACGGGGCCGAACGAATACGTGTCCTCGATCTCCTGAACCGACCCATGCCAGTCGATCCGCAAGCGATACGCCACGGCTTCGCTGACGGGACCCGCAAACAGGCCGCCCGGATGCAGTTGCTCCAGTTCGCCGAGCAGTCTGCCGTCGTCGCGCGCGATCACCGAGACGCGTGCCGCGTTCGGCAGCATCACGCGCACGACAGGACCGGCGCCCGTTTCGTGCATGCCGAGTTGCGAGAACGGATCGTGATGGCGCGCATCGACGAGCGCATCCAGATCCACGCGATGCAGACCGGCCGCCTCTAGTTGAACGTTGTAGTGCTCACTCATAATCGCCCTCTGATG
Protein-coding regions in this window:
- the glgB gene encoding 1,4-alpha-glucan branching protein GlgB, with amino-acid sequence MSEHYNVQLEAAGLHRVDLDALVDARHHDPFSQLGMHETGAGPVVRVMLPNAARVSVIARDDGRLLGELEQLHPGGLFAGPVSEAVAYRLRIDWHGSVQEIEDTYSFGPVLGDEPLQRVAWGDPYAVLECLGSRPYTVDGVPGVRFAVWAPNARRVSVVGDFNSWDGRRHPMRLRHQAGVWELFVPRIGAGTRYKYEMLTRDGHPLPLKADPCAMQTEKPPATASVVAHVEDVERFPWTDGDWMQTRASKQTAQSAISIYEVHAESWLRVAEEGHRGLNWSELADRLIPYAKEMGFTHIEFMPIAEHPFGGSWGYQPLSQFAPSARFGTPEQFAGFINRAHEAGLGVILDWVPAHFPNDAHGLIEFDGTPLYEHADPREGYHQDWNTMIYNLGRNEVSAFLIASALAWLKRYHVDGLRVDAVASMLYRDYSRAAGEWVPNIYGGRENLESIAFLKRLNHEVQHMPDVHGAITIAEESTAWPGVTARTEDGGLGFQFKWNMGWMHDTLHYVEEDPINRRWHHHNMTFAMVYAYSEKFVLPLSHDEVVHGKGSLLGKMPGDRWQKFANLRAYFAFMWAHPGKKLMFMGGEFGQMAEFDHDGSPHWHLLDDELHHGVQRLVRDLNRLYREEPALHRLDTEPGGFEWVIGDDSANSVFAWRRMDGAGREVITVCNFTPVPRHGYRIGMPRAGRWVEVLNSDAGVYGGSNVGNGGVIYTDDVAAHGRPQSASLVLPPLGTVVLRAD